One genomic segment of Siphonobacter curvatus includes these proteins:
- a CDS encoding protein-disulfide reductase DsbD family protein, translating to MKKLVVLSLWIWTAVAAQAQVVKPYSLKFSLSKNEVKVGETVDILVEADVNEGWHIFSPDQDPDVGPLPTILKLKKNDAYEAVGKLRTTSKPKEKMDEIFDGKVRFFEGKATFRQSVKILKEGAKLEGNIGGQVCQDDGLCIPINDGDFNLSKLKVIAAANPAVPTETAPATTATTPPATPASAQDTTTATPATTAIATDTNTVESAAPAVAPTSDPAADKPAKGVSFGDLVLAFLAGLAAVAMPCVYPMIPMTVAMFTKRVDSRAEGITKALFYGLSIILIFAFFGTLISALFGSGFTNFISTHWLPNVFIFTIFVLFSLSFLGAFELTLPSAFVNKVDAQADKGGWGGIFFMAFAQALVSFSCTAPIVGTAAILAASGSIWDSALLNISFGTAFALPFVVAAFIPSFLKTMPKSGGWLNTLKVQLGFLELAIALKFLSVPDQTYHWGLLNREVYLSLWIVIFTLMGLNLIGKVLMSHDSPVDRVSIPRVLFAIVIFSFAVYLVPGLFGAPLKPLSGLLPPETSQEFNLHHNTPTSSTPASAGTLPADRKYVSFFKLPHGLEGFFDYKEGLAYAKQVGKPIFIDFTGHGCVNCRKMEETVWSQPEVLKRLREDYIIVSLYVDDKTELPESEHYTSKVDGKQKTTIGDQNLDFEIAKYNFNAQPLYVLIDPNNDAQPLVKAVAYEPNVETFVKYLDEGKAKFQK from the coding sequence TGAATGAGGGCTGGCATATTTTCTCACCCGATCAGGATCCGGACGTAGGTCCCCTCCCCACGATACTTAAGCTCAAGAAAAATGACGCCTACGAAGCCGTGGGTAAACTTCGGACCACGAGCAAGCCCAAGGAAAAAATGGACGAGATTTTCGATGGGAAAGTCCGTTTTTTTGAAGGCAAAGCCACCTTTCGCCAGAGTGTCAAGATTTTAAAGGAAGGAGCCAAACTCGAAGGGAACATTGGTGGACAGGTTTGCCAGGACGATGGTTTATGTATCCCCATCAATGATGGCGACTTTAATTTGAGCAAACTCAAAGTAATTGCTGCCGCTAACCCTGCTGTCCCGACCGAAACGGCCCCGGCTACCACCGCTACGACGCCCCCAGCAACCCCTGCTTCGGCTCAGGATACGACGACGGCTACCCCCGCTACTACGGCAATAGCAACGGATACGAATACGGTTGAAAGTGCTGCTCCTGCGGTTGCTCCTACTAGCGACCCCGCCGCTGACAAACCCGCCAAAGGCGTTTCGTTTGGCGATTTAGTACTGGCCTTTTTAGCCGGATTGGCAGCGGTAGCCATGCCCTGCGTATACCCCATGATCCCGATGACGGTAGCCATGTTTACCAAACGCGTGGATTCGCGGGCGGAAGGAATTACGAAAGCCCTCTTCTACGGCTTATCGATCATTCTCATTTTTGCCTTCTTTGGTACGCTGATCTCTGCTCTGTTTGGGAGTGGTTTTACCAACTTCATCAGTACGCACTGGTTACCCAACGTATTCATTTTTACGATTTTCGTTCTGTTCTCACTTTCGTTCTTGGGAGCGTTTGAACTGACCTTACCGAGTGCCTTTGTGAATAAAGTAGACGCTCAGGCCGACAAAGGTGGCTGGGGTGGTATTTTCTTTATGGCCTTTGCTCAGGCTCTGGTTTCGTTCTCCTGTACGGCTCCGATTGTAGGTACGGCGGCCATTCTCGCGGCGAGTGGTAGTATCTGGGATTCGGCCTTGCTGAACATCAGCTTTGGAACGGCCTTCGCTTTACCTTTCGTAGTGGCTGCGTTTATTCCCAGCTTCCTGAAAACCATGCCTAAATCCGGCGGCTGGCTGAACACGCTGAAAGTGCAGTTAGGTTTTCTGGAATTAGCCATTGCGCTGAAATTCCTGAGCGTACCCGATCAGACCTACCACTGGGGCCTGTTGAACCGGGAAGTATACCTTTCGCTCTGGATTGTCATTTTCACGCTGATGGGATTGAACCTGATTGGCAAAGTACTGATGTCGCACGATAGTCCAGTAGATCGGGTTTCGATTCCCCGGGTGTTGTTTGCGATTGTTATTTTCTCGTTTGCGGTCTATCTGGTACCCGGCTTGTTCGGGGCTCCGCTGAAACCACTTTCGGGTTTGTTACCTCCGGAAACTTCTCAGGAGTTTAACCTGCACCATAATACGCCCACCAGCAGTACACCAGCTTCGGCGGGTACACTTCCGGCTGATCGGAAATACGTGAGCTTCTTCAAATTGCCCCACGGACTGGAAGGCTTTTTCGATTATAAAGAAGGCCTCGCCTACGCCAAGCAGGTGGGCAAACCCATCTTTATTGACTTTACGGGTCACGGTTGCGTAAACTGCCGGAAGATGGAGGAAACCGTCTGGAGTCAACCGGAGGTACTGAAACGGCTCCGGGAAGATTACATCATTGTTTCGCTCTACGTGGATGACAAAACGGAGCTGCCCGAAAGCGAGCACTACACGTCAAAAGTAGATGGCAAACAGAAAACGACTATCGGCGATCAGAACCTGGATTTTGAGATTGCCAAGTACAATTTCAACGCTCAGCCCCTCTACGTACTCATTGATCCGAACAATGATGCACAGCCCCTGGTAAAAGCTGTCGCCTACGAACCCAATGTGGAAACGTTTGTGAAGTACCTGGATGAAGGGAAAGCGAAATTTCAGAAATAA
- a CDS encoding L,D-transpeptidase family protein, with protein MRKLVFLLQIWSITVQAQTLDTQQLLVVTTPTLTSVTGTLRTYEWKQIQHQWKQARPPQAIVVGKNGLAWDRKHPLASPPHKQESDEKAPAGIFRLGTAFGTEPKPAALHWPYVQTNRSCFCVDDARSRHYNQLVHTDSVRKDWTSAERLFIPDYKYGLVLAYNTDSPQAGAGSCIFMHLWENPTHGTAGCTAMTETDMLSLLRWLDPAKKPLLIQMPEPDYDRLKRLYALPE; from the coding sequence ATGCGAAAACTCGTTTTTCTATTACAGATCTGGAGCATCACCGTACAGGCCCAAACGCTAGATACGCAGCAATTGCTCGTTGTAACGACGCCTACGTTGACCAGCGTAACCGGAACATTGCGTACTTACGAATGGAAGCAGATTCAGCACCAATGGAAGCAAGCACGACCCCCTCAGGCTATTGTCGTAGGAAAAAATGGACTAGCCTGGGATCGTAAACACCCGCTGGCTTCGCCCCCGCATAAACAGGAAAGCGATGAAAAAGCCCCCGCCGGTATCTTCCGACTGGGTACAGCTTTTGGTACAGAACCCAAACCCGCTGCTCTCCACTGGCCGTATGTGCAAACCAATCGTTCCTGTTTCTGCGTGGACGATGCCCGTTCCCGGCATTACAATCAACTCGTTCATACCGATTCCGTACGTAAAGACTGGACATCGGCGGAACGCCTGTTTATCCCTGATTACAAGTACGGCCTGGTACTTGCTTACAATACCGATTCACCGCAAGCGGGTGCAGGTTCCTGTATTTTTATGCACCTTTGGGAAAATCCTACGCACGGTACGGCAGGCTGTACAGCCATGACCGAGACTGATATGCTATCACTTTTACGCTGGCTTGATCCGGCAAAAAAACCGTTATTGATTCAGATGCCGGAGCCGGATTACGACCGCTTAAAACGTTTATACGCTTTACCCGAATGA
- the rdgB gene encoding RdgB/HAM1 family non-canonical purine NTP pyrophosphatase — MKLVVATNNRHKLEEIQAFLSPSIQLLTLADIGCTEELPETGRTLEANSLQKTKYLADYYQVDCFGDDTGLEITALQGEPGVDSAFYSGSRDAQANMQKVLTQLQGVTDRSARFRTVITLIIQEEIYQFEGIVEGTILEAPQGEHGFGYDPIFVPEGYDRSFAQMSVAEKNAINHRTRAVAKMVEFLNQ, encoded by the coding sequence ATGAAATTAGTAGTTGCTACCAACAACCGTCATAAGCTCGAAGAAATACAGGCTTTTCTCTCTCCCTCCATTCAGCTTTTAACCCTGGCTGACATTGGCTGTACCGAGGAATTACCCGAAACCGGTCGTACGCTGGAGGCTAATTCGCTGCAAAAAACCAAGTATCTGGCCGATTATTACCAGGTTGATTGCTTCGGCGATGATACCGGACTGGAGATCACAGCCCTTCAAGGCGAACCCGGCGTTGACTCGGCTTTTTACTCCGGTTCGCGGGATGCTCAGGCTAATATGCAGAAAGTACTGACGCAATTACAGGGCGTTACCGATCGCTCGGCTCGTTTCCGTACGGTGATTACGCTCATCATTCAGGAAGAAATCTATCAGTTTGAAGGAATTGTGGAAGGAACCATTCTGGAAGCTCCGCAGGGTGAGCATGGGTTTGGCTACGATCCTATTTTCGTACCCGAAGGCTACGACCGCAGTTTCGCCCAAATGAGTGTTGCCGAGAAAAACGCCATCAATCACCGAACTCGGGCGGTTGCGAAGATGGTGGAGTTTTTGAATCAGTAG
- a CDS encoding MlaD family protein, translated as MSKEIKVGLMTLVSGVILYFGFNFLKGSDLFSTSRDFYALYDSVDGLTASNQVMLNGVAVGRVKETRILTDRNNKILVVLTLDQEIPLTNNTVAALGDNGLIGGKVIQLQIGKGTAIVPGDTLKSSKQAGLTAALQDKALPIMTDADSLIRNLNVVVSRFKQTGDVLNQLLSNVDQTGLALRATLNENRKNLSSITGNLNRLSAQLVETEKSIQPIMAKANTFADSLNALRLGQTVAKANQTVAELQAMLQSVQNGQGTAGKLLKDDQLYTNMNQSIKDLDKLLVDLRQQPKRYVHFSVFGGGKKKNKAAGDTLGNGEK; from the coding sequence ATGTCTAAAGAAATTAAGGTTGGATTGATGACCCTCGTCTCGGGCGTCATTTTATATTTCGGATTTAACTTTCTAAAGGGTTCCGATTTGTTCTCCACTTCCCGCGATTTTTACGCTCTCTATGATAGTGTAGACGGTCTGACGGCCTCTAATCAGGTAATGCTGAACGGTGTAGCCGTAGGTCGGGTAAAGGAAACCCGCATTCTTACCGATCGGAATAATAAAATTCTGGTGGTTTTGACCCTGGATCAGGAAATTCCGCTGACGAACAATACCGTAGCCGCCTTGGGGGATAATGGATTGATTGGTGGAAAAGTCATTCAGCTCCAAATTGGCAAGGGTACGGCGATTGTTCCTGGTGATACCCTGAAGTCGTCCAAACAGGCAGGTCTGACGGCGGCGTTACAGGATAAAGCCTTGCCCATCATGACAGATGCGGATTCGCTGATTCGTAACCTGAACGTAGTCGTTTCCCGCTTTAAACAAACGGGCGACGTACTGAATCAACTGCTTTCCAATGTGGATCAGACGGGTTTAGCATTGCGGGCGACACTCAACGAAAACCGGAAAAATCTTTCTTCCATCACGGGGAATTTGAATCGGCTTTCGGCTCAGCTGGTTGAGACGGAGAAAAGTATTCAGCCCATTATGGCCAAAGCCAATACGTTTGCCGATTCACTCAATGCATTACGTTTGGGTCAGACGGTAGCCAAGGCCAACCAGACCGTAGCCGAATTGCAGGCGATGTTACAGAGTGTACAAAATGGTCAGGGTACGGCAGGAAAGCTTTTGAAGGACGATCAGTTGTATACCAACATGAACCAGTCTATCAAAGATCTGGATAAACTGCTGGTGGACTTACGCCAGCAACCCAAACGGTACGTACACTTCTCCGTATTTGGGGGCGGTAAAAAGAAAAATAAGGCCGCGGGTGATACGCTGGGCAATGGAGAAAAGTAG
- a CDS encoding serine hydroxymethyltransferase: MSTVTASRIERDTQLFDLIEKEAHRQEYGIELIASENFTSKQVMEAQGSVLTNKYAEGLPGKRYYGGCEVVDQVEQLAIDRAKELFGASWANVQPHSGAQANAAVFLSFLNPGDKILGFSLAHGGHLSHGSPVNFSGKYFQPFFYGVEQETGLIDWDKVEEIALRERPRLLICGASAYSRDWDYVRLRAIADQIGALLLADISHPSALIAKGLLNNPMDHCHIVTTTTHKTLRGPRGGLILVGKDFENPFGIKSPKGELRTMTSLLDSAVFPGTQGGPLEHVIAAKAVAFGEALTEEFGEYALQVKKNAQVMAQAFIDKGYQISSGGTDNHLMLIDLRPKGWTGKLAENTLIKADITVNKNMVPFDDKSPFVTSGMRVGTAAMTTRGLKENDMLQIVEWIDDVLTHNDNDSYLAEVKKKVNAWTENFPLYR; this comes from the coding sequence ATGTCAACGGTCACCGCTTCCCGCATTGAACGCGACACCCAACTTTTCGATCTCATTGAGAAAGAAGCTCATCGCCAGGAATACGGCATCGAACTGATTGCTTCCGAAAACTTTACCTCTAAGCAGGTGATGGAAGCTCAGGGAAGTGTTCTGACGAATAAATACGCTGAAGGTCTGCCCGGTAAACGTTACTACGGCGGATGCGAAGTCGTTGATCAGGTTGAACAACTCGCTATTGATCGGGCGAAAGAATTGTTCGGAGCTAGCTGGGCGAACGTACAACCGCACTCCGGAGCACAGGCGAACGCTGCTGTTTTCCTTTCGTTCCTGAATCCCGGTGATAAAATTTTAGGCTTTAGCCTGGCCCACGGTGGTCACCTTTCGCACGGTTCGCCGGTTAACTTTTCCGGAAAATATTTCCAGCCCTTCTTCTACGGTGTAGAACAGGAGACGGGTCTGATTGACTGGGATAAAGTAGAAGAAATTGCATTACGGGAACGTCCCCGTCTGTTGATTTGCGGAGCTTCGGCGTACTCGCGTGATTGGGATTACGTTCGTCTGCGAGCCATTGCCGATCAGATTGGTGCTTTATTGCTGGCTGATATTTCGCACCCCTCGGCCCTGATTGCCAAAGGCCTGCTGAACAATCCGATGGACCATTGCCACATCGTAACGACGACGACGCACAAAACGCTGCGTGGTCCCCGGGGTGGTCTGATTCTGGTTGGAAAAGATTTCGAAAATCCCTTCGGTATCAAGTCGCCCAAAGGTGAACTTCGTACGATGACGAGTCTGCTGGATTCAGCGGTATTCCCTGGTACGCAGGGTGGTCCGCTGGAACACGTAATCGCAGCAAAAGCCGTAGCCTTTGGTGAAGCTTTGACGGAAGAATTCGGCGAATACGCTCTTCAAGTAAAGAAAAACGCTCAGGTGATGGCTCAGGCTTTCATCGATAAAGGATACCAAATTAGCTCCGGCGGCACGGACAACCACCTCATGCTGATTGACCTGCGTCCGAAAGGCTGGACAGGTAAGCTGGCCGAAAACACGCTGATCAAAGCTGACATTACGGTTAACAAAAACATGGTCCCCTTCGACGACAAGTCACCCTTCGTAACTTCCGGTATGCGGGTAGGTACGGCGGCTATGACGACGCGTGGTCTGAAAGAAAATGATATGCTGCAAATTGTGGAGTGGATCGATGACGTACTCACTCATAATGACAACGACAGCTATCTGGCCGAAGTGAAGAAAAAAGTAAACGCTTGGACGGAAAACTTCCCGCTGTACCGTTAA
- the tatC gene encoding twin-arginine translocase subunit TatC codes for MPLDQHWDEQEEEGGGEMTFIEHLEELRWHIIRALAAIIIFTVLAFVFKTELWNGVILAPSRPDFWTYRKLCEFAEVVSAPDLCVKKIDFILINREMTGQFMMAITYSFFIGLSLAFPYAFWELWRFIRPGLRDVEVSASRGAVFWVTFLFFCGVLFGYYVVSPLAINFLADFKIDESIENQVDISSYVSLLVMMVLACGLTFQLPMIIFVLSQVGVMTPKFMREYRKHAFIVILIIAAIITPSPDIFSQLLVTAPLLLLYEISIFVSARVNNKREKARLASEIAEENEMRFRNNQ; via the coding sequence ATGCCTCTGGATCAACACTGGGACGAACAAGAGGAAGAAGGCGGCGGCGAAATGACCTTCATTGAACATTTGGAGGAACTTCGCTGGCACATCATCCGGGCACTCGCAGCAATTATCATTTTTACCGTTTTAGCTTTCGTTTTTAAAACCGAACTGTGGAATGGCGTTATTCTAGCTCCCAGTCGCCCCGATTTCTGGACTTACCGTAAACTTTGTGAATTCGCCGAAGTAGTAAGTGCTCCTGATTTATGCGTCAAAAAAATTGACTTTATCCTGATTAACCGGGAGATGACGGGTCAGTTTATGATGGCTATTACGTATTCCTTTTTCATTGGTTTATCGCTGGCTTTTCCGTACGCCTTTTGGGAACTCTGGCGATTCATCAGACCCGGTTTACGCGACGTCGAAGTCAGTGCCTCGCGTGGAGCCGTATTCTGGGTAACCTTCCTGTTTTTCTGCGGTGTACTTTTTGGCTATTACGTAGTCAGTCCGCTGGCAATCAACTTCCTGGCTGACTTTAAGATCGACGAATCCATTGAAAACCAGGTGGATATTTCCTCGTACGTGAGCTTACTTGTGATGATGGTATTGGCCTGCGGACTCACGTTCCAATTGCCGATGATCATCTTCGTACTCTCGCAAGTAGGCGTAATGACGCCCAAATTCATGCGGGAATACCGGAAGCACGCGTTCATCGTGATTCTGATTATCGCAGCAATTATTACGCCCTCGCCGGATATCTTTAGCCAGTTGCTGGTAACGGCTCCACTGCTCCTGCTCTACGAAATCAGTATTTTCGTTTCGGCTCGGGTCAATAACAAGCGGGAAAAAGCTCGGTTAGCCAGCGAAATTGCCGAAGAAAACGAGATGCGTTTCCGTAACAATCAATAA
- a CDS encoding S8 family serine peptidase, with amino-acid sequence MKKLVLLGLSFFALPWVWAQKPISLYTNTTTKQLEKSARQVADAEQQSYTKALSFAQKRGWFIERMYANGRRVKLQGLDALGEPIYLSTFSNVVAAATTRTNTLQTGGSLGLNLTGGSSRMSGRLGIWDGGAVRSDHVELAGRVTQVDNATTANAHATHVSGTMIASGVNPAAKGMATGASLRAWDFTNDLSEITGAASGLLISNHSYGQLAGWDLDEDGTTWRWYGSDAVSETEDYKFGYYDSKAQSLDKLAVNTPNYLICFSAGNSRDAAGVNKPVDGASYNLGSGSTTSTKVRKSNGAFDNIPTYSTAKNILTVGAVGGLPNGINQASDIQQASFSSSGPTDDGRIKPDIMGDGVGLLSSTSTATDAYTTLSGTSMASPNVSGSLFLLQELYGQLNDNQFMRSSTLKGLVIHTAEDAGNPGPDYSFGWGLLNAEKAAMVLLNTDKSHSVAERQLTSGQTYTQQVIASGRGPLTVTITWIDPEATPVAIGPSALNSRTPRLVNDLDIRISDGTTTYQPYILDPNNPTQAATTGDNILDNVEKIYIANPVPGRIYTVTVTHKNNLQGGTQAYSLLMSGMGGTAYCSALATTTNVSKISKVVFGNFSRNLPDGCGSNQVYTDQVAEISVGQTLTYEISVANCNGQNTQKTIRMFADWNLDGDFDDNNETLATSATLTSGGVFNGSLTIPSTVRVGQLIPLRIISREGTTAPTACGNYTAGQTQEYQLKVVKPARDAGVTALLSPENNFCPNGGIALQVAVQNFGTEAQANVPVTAQISDGTTVVATLRGQVSLNAFQQKNVWLTSDFTATANKSYTIIVRTELEGDQLNTNNALTQTRTTAAVIAPQATAQTCGTDGKVTLRNTATGTAFWYDAPSGGNLIAIGNATSLEQKPASGTVYVSLNEFRSKIGPATKSVFAGGGYNQFSPALTVRAEVPVVLESARLYIGNSGKITFTAVNAAGRNVSSVTLDVTATRNPAAAGATTDDPNDTGAVYPLNLTLPEAGDYQIQISYANGATIYRNLSSSTKPYPFSLSNVFSITGNTAGSAANTYYYYLYDLSVRANGCTSSRLAIPITAGTVTSPAQITAGANATLCQNSSLTLQANTGTGFVYQWYRENQPISGATGATVTVTQAGNYTVRVSEASGCETTSSPTSVQLQAVSVPTIGREELKLTSSQAVAYQWYRDGTLITGATSQNYLVGQSGSYTVQTKNAAGCTATSEPTTVTITAIAPEQTQFIFTLQPNPAQERIRITYQAVGLQQATARMYSSDGKLIFSKSLTVEGNLYQTDVDVTHWAPGLYLVQISDGQRIVSKRFIKN; translated from the coding sequence ATGAAAAAACTTGTATTGCTTGGCTTAAGCTTCTTTGCCTTACCCTGGGTATGGGCTCAGAAGCCCATTTCTTTATATACGAATACCACCACCAAACAACTCGAAAAATCCGCTCGTCAGGTAGCGGATGCGGAACAACAGTCGTATACCAAAGCCCTAAGCTTCGCTCAGAAACGGGGCTGGTTCATCGAGCGAATGTACGCCAATGGTCGACGCGTGAAATTGCAGGGACTGGATGCGCTGGGAGAACCCATCTACTTGAGTACCTTTTCAAACGTAGTTGCTGCCGCCACTACGCGTACCAATACACTGCAAACGGGCGGAAGTCTGGGCCTTAACCTGACTGGCGGTAGCAGTCGGATGAGTGGACGTCTGGGTATCTGGGATGGTGGTGCCGTGCGTTCAGATCACGTAGAACTAGCCGGGAGAGTAACCCAGGTAGATAACGCAACAACGGCCAATGCTCACGCTACTCACGTATCGGGTACGATGATCGCTTCGGGTGTGAATCCGGCGGCGAAGGGAATGGCGACGGGGGCTTCGCTACGAGCCTGGGACTTTACCAATGATCTTTCAGAAATTACGGGGGCCGCCTCGGGTCTGCTTATCTCCAACCACTCCTACGGACAACTGGCGGGTTGGGATCTGGACGAAGACGGTACAACTTGGCGTTGGTACGGTAGCGACGCCGTCAGCGAAACGGAAGATTACAAGTTCGGTTACTACGATTCGAAAGCCCAGTCGCTCGACAAGCTGGCCGTTAATACTCCGAATTACCTCATCTGTTTTTCAGCCGGAAATTCACGGGATGCCGCAGGCGTCAATAAACCCGTCGATGGAGCTTCGTACAACCTAGGTTCGGGTTCGACCACCAGTACGAAAGTACGCAAGAGCAATGGAGCATTCGATAATATTCCGACGTATAGTACGGCTAAGAATATTCTCACCGTCGGAGCCGTAGGTGGTCTTCCCAATGGCATCAATCAGGCTTCCGATATTCAACAGGCTTCGTTTAGTAGCTCCGGTCCTACCGATGATGGCCGTATTAAACCCGATATTATGGGCGATGGCGTAGGTCTGCTCTCCTCCACTTCCACGGCAACCGATGCCTATACAACCTTATCCGGTACGTCGATGGCTTCGCCCAACGTATCGGGTAGTCTGTTTTTATTGCAGGAATTATACGGGCAACTCAATGATAATCAGTTCATGCGTTCATCGACGCTAAAAGGGCTGGTTATTCATACGGCTGAAGACGCCGGAAATCCTGGTCCGGATTATAGTTTTGGTTGGGGATTACTCAATGCAGAAAAGGCCGCGATGGTACTGCTAAATACGGATAAAAGCCATTCGGTAGCGGAACGTCAGCTCACTTCCGGCCAAACGTATACGCAGCAGGTAATCGCCTCGGGTCGTGGTCCACTAACCGTTACCATTACCTGGATTGACCCCGAAGCTACGCCAGTCGCCATCGGTCCATCGGCTTTAAATAGTCGTACACCCCGGCTGGTCAATGATTTAGATATTCGGATTTCCGATGGTACGACCACTTACCAGCCCTATATACTCGATCCCAATAACCCTACGCAGGCAGCTACTACGGGCGACAATATTCTGGATAATGTGGAGAAAATCTACATCGCCAATCCCGTTCCCGGTCGGATCTATACCGTAACAGTCACGCATAAAAACAATTTGCAGGGCGGTACCCAGGCGTATAGCCTATTGATGAGTGGCATGGGTGGTACTGCCTATTGTTCGGCTCTGGCGACTACTACCAACGTTAGTAAAATCAGTAAGGTTGTTTTCGGAAACTTCAGCCGTAACCTGCCCGATGGCTGTGGTAGTAATCAGGTCTACACGGATCAGGTCGCTGAAATTTCAGTGGGACAAACTCTTACGTATGAAATTTCGGTAGCCAACTGCAATGGCCAAAACACGCAGAAAACGATTCGGATGTTTGCGGACTGGAATCTCGACGGCGATTTTGACGATAACAATGAAACACTGGCAACGTCTGCTACCTTAACCAGTGGAGGTGTATTCAACGGTTCCCTCACGATTCCGTCTACGGTTCGTGTAGGACAACTTATTCCGCTACGCATCATTAGCCGGGAAGGCACCACCGCCCCTACGGCCTGCGGCAATTATACGGCCGGCCAAACGCAGGAATACCAGCTCAAAGTAGTAAAACCCGCCCGGGACGCGGGCGTAACGGCGTTACTTTCTCCGGAAAATAATTTTTGCCCGAATGGCGGTATCGCTCTTCAGGTAGCGGTGCAGAACTTTGGTACCGAAGCTCAAGCGAACGTACCCGTTACGGCACAGATCAGTGATGGCACTACGGTCGTTGCTACGTTGCGGGGACAGGTTAGTCTCAATGCTTTTCAACAAAAAAATGTCTGGCTTACCAGCGACTTTACGGCTACAGCCAATAAAAGCTATACGATTATAGTACGTACGGAATTGGAAGGAGATCAGCTGAATACCAACAATGCCCTTACCCAAACCCGTACGACCGCGGCCGTCATCGCTCCACAAGCGACGGCTCAAACGTGCGGTACTGATGGGAAAGTGACGCTTCGGAATACAGCCACGGGTACGGCCTTCTGGTATGATGCTCCCAGCGGCGGTAATCTAATCGCCATTGGAAATGCTACTTCACTGGAACAGAAACCCGCGTCCGGAACGGTATATGTAAGCCTGAACGAATTTAGAAGTAAGATAGGACCCGCGACTAAATCGGTTTTTGCGGGAGGTGGATATAACCAGTTTTCACCCGCCCTAACGGTACGGGCGGAGGTTCCGGTTGTGCTGGAAAGTGCCCGACTGTACATTGGCAACTCCGGGAAAATTACGTTTACAGCCGTCAATGCGGCCGGAAGGAATGTCTCTAGCGTGACTTTGGATGTGACGGCTACCCGAAATCCAGCCGCCGCCGGAGCCACTACTGACGATCCTAACGATACCGGAGCAGTTTATCCGTTGAACCTGACCTTGCCCGAGGCAGGTGATTACCAGATTCAGATTTCTTACGCGAACGGAGCTACGATTTACCGAAACCTGAGCAGTAGTACGAAGCCCTATCCCTTCTCCCTTTCTAACGTCTTTTCCATTACTGGAAATACGGCCGGTTCGGCTGCCAACACCTACTACTACTATCTGTATGATTTGAGCGTACGGGCAAACGGATGTACGAGTAGTCGTTTGGCCATTCCCATTACGGCGGGCACCGTGACTTCGCCCGCCCAAATTACGGCCGGAGCGAATGCTACGCTTTGCCAGAACAGTTCATTGACTTTACAAGCCAACACGGGTACGGGTTTCGTGTACCAGTGGTACCGCGAGAATCAGCCTATTTCGGGAGCTACCGGAGCTACGGTTACGGTCACACAGGCCGGCAATTACACCGTTCGTGTATCCGAAGCTTCGGGGTGTGAAACTACATCGTCGCCCACTAGTGTTCAGCTACAGGCCGTTTCGGTCCCAACCATTGGCCGGGAAGAACTCAAACTTACCTCTTCTCAAGCAGTGGCTTATCAATGGTATCGCGATGGTACCTTGATTACCGGAGCAACCAGCCAAAATTATCTGGTGGGACAGTCTGGGTCGTACACCGTACAAACCAAAAATGCCGCGGGATGTACGGCCACCTCCGAGCCTACGACGGTAACCATTACCGCCATTGCTCCCGAGCAAACGCAATTTATTTTTACGCTACAGCCCAACCCCGCTCAGGAACGTATTCGCATTACCTATCAGGCCGTTGGTCTTCAACAAGCCACCGCCCGCATGTATAGCAGCGATGGTAAGTTGATCTTCTCGAAGAGCCTAACCGTTGAAGGGAATCTCTATCAAACCGACGTCGATGTAACGCACTGGGCTCCGGGCCTGTATCTGGTTCAGATTTCAGATGGCCAGCGAATCGTCAGCAAACGGTTTATTAAAAACTAA